The genome window TAGAAAGTAAGACCAACTGATGCGTTGATCATCAATCCTTCAAAACCTCTTACATCAGGACCTAGTTGAGCTCCATCCCATCCGTAATCATTACGAGTGGTACCTATAATCGTTAAGTCTGTAAAGATAGCAATGCTATTAGTCACTCTGTACTGAGGAGTAATACCTGCTGTAAAGTTCAAATGGTGGTCTGTTTCATCTGATAAAGAACGGTTGTTTGAAGTAAGAAATCCTACTCCTATACCTCCATGTCCAAGAATACCAAATCTAGAAGAGGCGCTTTTTAAGTTGACAAAGTCACCTAAATTTACGATACCTTCTAAACCAATTCTGTAATAATCAGATTCGAAATCTACTGGAGAATCTGCATCACTTTGAATGTTGTTGTAACCGAATTCCAAACCAACTCCAAAACTTCTAGTAAACATATATCGAAGACCTAAGTCTGCTTGCCATAAATCTGGCGTGCTAACATAACCGTCAACGAAAGGTCTTGTAGGTTTATGAACACCAGCACCTACGTCTATTGCCCATCTTTTGAATGTTGCGTTTTCACTTGTTTCTGAAGAGGTAGTATCTTCTGTTTGCGCTACTGATAAGAAACCGCAGATCAGTATTGTAAGGGTAAATAATTTTTTCATAATATTTTTAACTTGCTTTCAGACGCAAATATATACATATATTCTTAAGTTTAACACCCATTAAGTATCTTAATTTTAATTAATAATGCCTGTTTTATGTGTGGTTGATTTTTGGCTTACATTCTATTTGGTGATTTAACAAACAGTCTATCAGTGATTTAACGTCTTATTGTTGTTTTTATTTATAGTTGATTCAAGTAAATATTCTAAAGAATGCCTCTCTCGTATTATTATTTTTAACTTTGTAGAGAACTTTTTTTCTCTCGCTTTCGCGAAAGCGGGTCTAAAATCCAACCTTAATGAATAGAAAGAAGATATTAATAACTGGCGGTGCTGGTTTTATAGGATCACATGTGGTTCGACTATTTGTCACATCATACCCCAATTACGATATATACAATTTAGATGCGCTTACCTATGCGGGAAATTTGGAGAATCTGAAAGATGTGGAACAGGCTTCTAATTACAATTTTGTAAAGGCAGACATTACAGATGCTAGTGATTTAAACAAGTTGTTTAAACTTTATAATTTTGATAGTGTTATTCATCTAGCGGCAGAGTCCCATGTAGATCGATCTATTGAGGATCCGTTGTCTTTTGCAAAGACTAATGTTTTAGGTACCATAAATTTATTAGAGTCTTTTAAGATGTATAGTGACTTTAAAAAAGGTCTTTTTTACCATATTAGTACGGACGAGGTCTATGGAACCCTCGGAGAAACGGGGCTTTTTAAGGAAAATACTTCTTACGATCCTAATTCTCCCTATGCTGCTTCTAAAGCAAGCTCTGACCATTTCGTAAGAGCTTACGGAGAAACTTATGGGTTGCCTTTTGTGATCTCTAATTGTTCTAATAACTATGGATCCTTTCAGTTCCCTGAGAAATTAATTCCGCTCTTTATTAATAACATCATCAATTTAAAACCATTACCGGTCTATGGAGACGGGAATTATACAAGAGATTGGTTATTTGTAGTAGATCATGCCAAAGCTATAGATACTGTTTTTCATAAAGCTAAAATAGGAGAGACCTATAATATAGGTGGACACAATGAATGGAAGAACATCGATTTGGTAAAATTACTTTGCTCCAAAATGAATAAGCATTTGAATAGGGCTGCAGGGGAAAGTGAAAAATTGATCACCTTTGTTAAAGATAGACCTGGTCATGATTTAAGATATGCCATTGATGCCTCCAAAATAGAAAGAGAATTGGGATGGAAACCTTCTCTTACTTTTGACAGCGGATTAGAAAAGACGATAGCCTGGTATTTAGAAAATGA of Nonlabens sp. Ci31 contains these proteins:
- the rfbB gene encoding dTDP-glucose 4,6-dehydratase, with protein sequence MNRKKILITGGAGFIGSHVVRLFVTSYPNYDIYNLDALTYAGNLENLKDVEQASNYNFVKADITDASDLNKLFKLYNFDSVIHLAAESHVDRSIEDPLSFAKTNVLGTINLLESFKMYSDFKKGLFYHISTDEVYGTLGETGLFKENTSYDPNSPYAASKASSDHFVRAYGETYGLPFVISNCSNNYGSFQFPEKLIPLFINNIINLKPLPVYGDGNYTRDWLFVVDHAKAIDTVFHKAKIGETYNIGGHNEWKNIDLVKLLCSKMNKHLNRAAGESEKLITFVKDRPGHDLRYAIDASKIERELGWKPSLTFDSGLEKTIAWYLENETWLNHLTSGKYQEYYDGQYK